The following coding sequences are from one Streptomyces sp. NBC_00536 window:
- a CDS encoding glutamate racemase, whose amino-acid sequence MKIALMDSGIGLLAAAAAMRRLRPDADLVLSSDPDGMPWGPRTPADLTGRALEVARAAAELRPRALIVACNTASVHSLPTLRAALEPGIPVVGTVPAIKPAAARGGKVAIWATPATTGSPYQRGLIRDFAAGVRVTEVPCPGLADAVEHGDEEAVVRAVAAAAALTPPDVTDVVLGCTHYELVEAPIRAALAARTGGAALVYHGSAEPVAAQALRRIGARPEPGLPRTGTLTVLHSGRPGDLPAAALGYAEGRLLAAAAQDAPAGR is encoded by the coding sequence GTGAAGATCGCGCTCATGGACTCCGGCATCGGCCTCCTCGCGGCGGCCGCCGCGATGCGACGGCTGCGGCCGGACGCCGACCTGGTCCTCTCCTCCGACCCCGACGGCATGCCCTGGGGTCCCCGTACCCCCGCCGACCTCACCGGCCGGGCGCTGGAGGTCGCGCGCGCCGCGGCCGAGCTGCGCCCACGTGCGCTGATCGTCGCCTGCAACACCGCCTCCGTGCACTCCCTGCCCACCCTGCGGGCGGCGCTGGAGCCCGGCATTCCCGTCGTCGGCACGGTCCCCGCGATCAAGCCCGCCGCGGCCCGCGGCGGCAAGGTCGCCATCTGGGCCACCCCGGCCACCACCGGCAGCCCCTACCAGCGAGGCCTGATCCGCGACTTCGCCGCGGGCGTCCGGGTCACCGAGGTGCCCTGCCCCGGACTGGCCGACGCGGTCGAGCACGGGGACGAGGAGGCCGTCGTACGGGCCGTCGCCGCGGCCGCCGCGCTGACCCCGCCGGACGTCACCGACGTGGTCCTCGGCTGCACGCACTACGAACTCGTCGAGGCCCCCATCCGGGCCGCGCTCGCCGCCCGCACCGGCGGCGCCGCACTCGTCTACCACGGCTCGGCCGAGCCCGTCGCCGCGCAGGCGCTGCGCCGCATCGGCGCCCGCCCCGAGCCGGGCCTGCCGCGCACCGGCACCCTGACGGTGCTGCACAGCGGCCGCCCCGGGGATCTCCCCGCCGCCGCCCTCGGGTACGCGGAAGG